A section of the Flavobacterium ardleyense genome encodes:
- the rbfA gene encoding 30S ribosome-binding factor RbfA — protein METNRQKKIAGVIQKDLVDILQGEVRKNGVSNLVISVSKVYVTSDLAFATVHLSIFPPEKSAETLAAIKTNTPLIKHDLSQRVKLQLRRVPNLTFKIDDSLDYIEKIDNALNSRENPIDNRDLLEKRKKS, from the coding sequence ATGGAAACGAATAGACAGAAAAAAATTGCCGGAGTAATCCAAAAGGATCTTGTTGATATTTTGCAAGGAGAAGTGCGCAAAAACGGCGTATCAAATCTTGTAATCTCAGTATCAAAAGTATATGTGACGAGCGATCTTGCTTTTGCTACTGTACACTTAAGCATTTTTCCTCCAGAGAAATCAGCAGAAACGTTGGCGGCAATAAAAACAAATACTCCACTTATCAAACACGATTTATCGCAACGTGTAAAATTGCAGTTGAGACGTGTGCCAAACCTAACTTTCAAGATTGACGATTCACTAGATTATATCGAGAAGATTGACAATGCCCTAAACAGCAGAGAAAATCCTATCGATAACCGTGATCTTTTGGAAAAACGCAAAAAATCATAA
- a CDS encoding YceD family protein codes for MKKMNDFLIPFIGLKLGKHQFEYQVGNTFFNTFEYEDFNSSDINVEVSFEKKSTMLELLFKHSGTVNVACDVTGEDFDMPVDGNLKLVVNFGDEFNNDNEEMLILPHGEHQIDVSQYIYEMIVLSVPLRRVHRGVLDGSLKSAALDKLNEISVTEINTDSEPEAQEIDPRWDKLKQLLKD; via the coding sequence ATGAAAAAGATGAATGATTTTTTGATTCCCTTTATCGGATTGAAATTAGGTAAGCACCAGTTTGAATACCAAGTAGGTAATACGTTCTTTAATACTTTTGAATATGAGGACTTTAATAGTTCTGATATTAATGTAGAAGTAAGTTTTGAAAAAAAATCTACTATGCTAGAGCTTTTGTTTAAGCATAGTGGTACTGTTAATGTCGCTTGCGATGTTACCGGAGAAGATTTTGACATGCCGGTAGATGGCAATCTAAAGCTTGTTGTTAATTTTGGAGACGAATTTAACAATGACAATGAAGAAATGTTAATTTTGCCTCACGGAGAACATCAGATTGATGTGTCACAGTATATCTACGAGATGATTGTACTCTCTGTTCCGCTAAGACGCGTGCATAGAGGAGTGTTAGATGGTAGTTTGAAAAGCGCTGCGCTCGATAAGTTGAATGAAATTTCGGTTACAGAAATCAATACAGATTCTGAACCAGAGGCACAAGAAATAGATCCCCGCTGGGACAAGTTAAAACAATTATTAAAAGATTAA
- a CDS encoding amidohydrolase: MTANTISLTTQDFQDFRRILHKYPEVSEFEFETKKRIQEFIAPLKPDVALEVGKTGLLFGFGNSGGKSIMIRAELDALPIQEINTFEHQSVFEGVSHKCGHDGHSVILCRLGYNLSKNRPNNGMVYLLFQPAEENGMGAKEVSADPKFKNLKIDAVVSLHNTPGFPMGQVGIRKGAFTPAVRSMIVKFHGKTSHAAEPEKGINPALAMAEFLTDALGMATTNINDDKFFLVTPVYTTMGEESYGISAGYGEVHITIRSWDNKILEQKSLDLEKVALALCKAHGLRAEVSWTQEFQANNNDSEMVDLIEKSATELNMDIKYLATPMKWGEDFGLFTENFKGAMFGLGSGINQPALHNPDYDFPDELIVIGSDIFEQISRNFLNER, encoded by the coding sequence ATGACTGCAAATACAATATCTCTCACCACCCAAGATTTTCAAGATTTTAGACGTATACTACACAAATATCCAGAAGTTTCTGAATTTGAATTCGAAACTAAGAAACGGATTCAAGAATTTATTGCGCCATTAAAACCCGATGTTGCACTTGAGGTGGGGAAAACAGGATTATTATTTGGATTTGGAAATTCGGGCGGAAAATCTATTATGATTCGCGCCGAGCTTGATGCATTGCCAATTCAAGAAATCAATACTTTTGAACATCAGTCAGTTTTTGAAGGCGTGAGTCACAAATGTGGACACGACGGTCATAGCGTGATTTTATGTCGACTTGGCTATAATCTTTCGAAAAACAGACCCAATAATGGAATGGTTTATTTGCTCTTTCAACCTGCGGAAGAAAACGGAATGGGCGCGAAAGAAGTCAGTGCAGATCCTAAATTCAAAAATCTGAAAATTGATGCAGTAGTTTCACTTCACAATACTCCCGGTTTTCCAATGGGTCAAGTAGGAATTAGGAAAGGAGCTTTTACTCCAGCAGTGCGTTCGATGATTGTGAAATTTCACGGAAAAACCTCTCACGCGGCGGAACCTGAAAAGGGAATTAACCCTGCACTTGCGATGGCGGAATTTCTAACAGATGCGCTTGGTATGGCAACAACCAACATCAATGACGATAAATTCTTTCTTGTCACTCCTGTTTATACCACAATGGGTGAGGAATCTTACGGAATCTCGGCTGGATATGGCGAAGTGCATATTACTATCAGGTCTTGGGACAATAAAATATTAGAACAAAAATCTCTTGACCTTGAAAAAGTTGCTTTGGCTTTATGCAAGGCACACGGACTTCGCGCTGAGGTAAGTTGGACTCAAGAATTTCAAGCCAATAATAATGATTCAGAAATGGTGGATTTGATTGAGAAATCGGCTACGGAATTAAATATGGACATCAAATATCTAGCAACGCCGATGAAATGGGGAGAAGATTTTGGTCTTTTTACCGAAAACTTTAAAGGTGCAATGTTTGGACTTGGATCGGGAATTAATCAACCCGCTCTACACAATCCTGATTATGATTTTCCTGATGAACTAATCGTGATTGGAAGCGATATTTTTGAACAGATTTCCAGAAATTTTTTGAATGAGAGATAA
- a CDS encoding TIGR03915 family putative DNA repair protein, translated as MTILFYDSTFDGFLTAVFEVFEFKYQDVQIVHADTFQNSFFTEPIQIITNQEKAERVLKRLEKQLEKSGVQDILYAFLSEDSTRESILLQAISYAIENPGKNVLKDYSNPAVLQISKFVKSVNRERHRMKAFIRFELLKDGIYFAEIFPDFDVLTLIITHFKNRYQDQKWLIYDGKRGYGVYYDLENVEIISFDQEAQNNLKNKDNLFDAKEIEYQKLWIEYFDHTNIKERKNTKLHVQHVPKRYWKYLTEKKIL; from the coding sequence ATGACGATACTTTTTTACGATAGTACTTTTGATGGCTTTCTGACTGCTGTTTTTGAAGTTTTCGAATTCAAATATCAAGACGTTCAAATCGTGCACGCAGACACTTTTCAGAATTCTTTTTTTACTGAACCAATTCAGATTATCACTAATCAGGAAAAAGCCGAAAGAGTTTTAAAGCGCCTGGAAAAGCAACTAGAAAAAAGCGGCGTTCAGGATATTCTATATGCGTTTCTTTCCGAAGACTCAACTCGCGAAAGCATTTTATTACAAGCAATTTCCTACGCAATCGAAAATCCTGGAAAAAATGTTTTAAAAGATTATTCAAATCCTGCAGTGCTGCAAATTTCAAAATTTGTAAAATCTGTAAATCGCGAACGCCACCGAATGAAGGCCTTTATCCGTTTCGAACTTCTCAAAGACGGAATTTACTTCGCCGAAATTTTCCCAGATTTTGATGTTTTGACTTTGATAATTACTCACTTTAAAAATCGCTATCAAGATCAGAAATGGTTAATCTATGATGGTAAGAGAGGTTACGGAGTTTATTACGATCTCGAAAATGTTGAAATCATTTCTTTTGATCAAGAAGCGCAAAATAATTTAAAAAACAAAGACAATCTATTTGATGCCAAAGAAATAGAATATCAAAAACTTTGGATTGAATATTTTGATCATACCAATATTAAGGAGCGAAAAAACACCAAACTTCACGTGCAACACGTTCCCAAGCGCTATTGGAAATACCTGACTGAGAAGAAAATACTTTAG
- the mce gene encoding methylmalonyl-CoA epimerase, whose product MRKIEHIGIAVKNLEESNDLFTKLFGAAPYKMEKVASEGVNTSFFMNGPNKIELLEATNEDSPIAKFIANKGEGIHHIAFDVEDIVSEIERLKGEGFIVLNEVPKKGADNKLVAFLHPKSTNGVLIELCQEIK is encoded by the coding sequence ATGAGAAAAATTGAACATATAGGAATTGCGGTGAAAAACCTCGAAGAATCAAATGATTTATTCACTAAACTATTTGGTGCAGCGCCTTATAAAATGGAAAAAGTTGCGAGTGAAGGTGTAAATACTTCTTTCTTTATGAATGGTCCAAACAAGATTGAACTTCTAGAAGCCACCAACGAAGACAGTCCGATTGCAAAATTTATCGCCAATAAAGGTGAGGGAATTCACCATATTGCCTTTGATGTAGAAGATATAGTTTCTGAAATTGAGCGACTTAAAGGCGAAGGTTTTATTGTGCTGAACGAAGTTCCAAAAAAGGGAGCGGATAATAAACTTGTGGCTTTCCTACATCCAAAATCTACAAATGGGGTTTTGATTGAATTATGTCAAGAAATAAAATAG
- the pdxA gene encoding 4-hydroxythreonine-4-phosphate dehydrogenase PdxA: MTKKAENIIVGISVGDLNGIGSEVILKTFEDLRMLEFCTPVIFANVKLMSFVKRNLNSNIAFHGIDSLDQVLTSKINVLNVWKDVFDVKLGQNDQEAGKYAIQSFVAATEALKAGSIDVLVTAPINKYNIQSEAFKFPGHTDYLDQQFDGNALMLMVNGNLRVGLLTDHIPVSEVAAHLTPELIKRKIETIKQTLIQDFNINRPRIAVLGLNPHAGDGGVIGHEDEEVLRPVIAKMFEKGTLVFGPYPADGFFGSNQYEKFDAVIATYHDQGLIPFKTLSFGQGVNYTAGLAKIRTSPDHGTAFDVAGKGLADANSFKEAVYLALDIYEARNNYAEISQRPLKVKDRH, from the coding sequence ATGACTAAAAAAGCAGAAAACATCATCGTAGGGATTTCAGTTGGAGATTTAAACGGAATTGGCAGCGAAGTTATTCTAAAGACATTTGAAGATCTTAGAATGCTAGAATTTTGCACGCCTGTTATTTTTGCAAATGTCAAGTTGATGTCGTTTGTAAAGCGAAATCTAAATTCGAACATCGCTTTTCATGGCATTGATTCGCTGGATCAAGTGCTAACTTCGAAGATTAATGTGCTGAATGTATGGAAAGATGTTTTTGACGTGAAGCTTGGTCAGAATGATCAGGAAGCAGGAAAATATGCTATTCAGTCATTCGTTGCAGCAACCGAAGCTCTAAAAGCGGGAAGTATTGATGTACTAGTAACCGCGCCTATTAATAAATATAATATTCAATCTGAAGCGTTTAAATTTCCTGGTCATACAGATTATCTCGATCAGCAATTTGATGGAAATGCGCTGATGCTAATGGTAAACGGGAATCTTCGCGTAGGTCTACTTACCGATCATATACCGGTGAGTGAAGTTGCTGCTCATTTAACCCCCGAATTAATTAAAAGAAAAATCGAAACAATTAAGCAAACCTTAATTCAAGATTTTAATATCAATAGACCTCGGATTGCAGTTTTGGGATTAAATCCGCATGCTGGAGATGGTGGTGTAATCGGTCATGAAGACGAGGAAGTTTTAAGGCCGGTAATTGCTAAGATGTTCGAAAAAGGTACTTTGGTTTTTGGACCTTATCCTGCCGATGGATTTTTTGGCAGCAATCAATATGAAAAATTTGATGCTGTTATAGCGACCTATCACGACCAAGGACTTATTCCTTTCAAAACTTTATCTTTTGGACAAGGAGTTAATTACACTGCTGGTTTGGCTAAAATTCGAACTTCACCAGATCACGGTACCGCCTTTGATGTTGCAGGAAAAGGCTTGGCTGATGCCAATTCTTTTAAAGAAGCAGTCTATTTAGCGTTGGATATTTATGAGGCTAGAAATAATTATGCAGAGATTAGTCAAAGACCTTTAAAGGTTAAAGATAGACATTAA
- a CDS encoding riboflavin synthase has product MFTGIIETLGSVASIEKESNNLNITIESTFTNELKIDQSVAHNGICLTVVGIFDSQYLVTAVQETADKTTISDWKVGDIVNLERGMKLGDRLDGHIVQGHVDQTAICSKIEDAGGSTYFTFSYDSSIGNLTIEKGSITVNGVSLTVVNSKKDEFSVAIIPYTIEHTNFKKIEIGTKVNLEFDVIGKYVSRLQEYRK; this is encoded by the coding sequence ATGTTTACCGGAATTATCGAAACCCTTGGCAGCGTTGCTTCAATTGAAAAAGAAAGCAACAATCTAAATATCACAATCGAGAGCACTTTTACAAATGAATTAAAGATTGATCAGAGCGTTGCCCATAACGGAATCTGCCTGACTGTTGTAGGAATTTTCGACTCACAATATTTAGTAACAGCGGTGCAAGAAACTGCAGATAAAACCACAATAAGTGATTGGAAAGTAGGTGATATCGTAAATTTGGAACGCGGAATGAAACTTGGCGATAGACTTGACGGTCATATTGTGCAAGGTCACGTAGACCAAACCGCCATTTGCAGCAAGATTGAAGATGCTGGTGGAAGCACATATTTTACTTTTAGCTATGACAGCAGCATTGGTAACCTTACTATCGAAAAAGGGTCGATAACAGTCAATGGCGTCAGTTTGACCGTAGTAAATTCTAAAAAGGATGAATTTAGCGTTGCAATTATACCTTATACAATTGAGCACACTAATTTCAAAAAAATAGAAATTGGAACTAAAGTGAATTTAGAATTTGATGTTATTGGAAAATATGTATCGAGGTTGCAGGAGTATAGGAAGTAA
- a CDS encoding putative DNA modification/repair radical SAM protein, producing the protein MDYERVKEKLEILADAAKYDVSCSSSGGNRKNTNKGLGDSSSSGICHTYTEDGRCVSLLKILLTNFCIYDCAYCVTRKSNDIQRAAFTVDEVVDLTMNFYRRNFIEGLFLSSGIFKNADYTMERLVRVAKKLRLEHKFNGYIHLKSIPGASDELMREAGLYADRLSMNLEIPTQSGLKLLAPDKDHQQMIKPMGFVKNEISLYKDERKKFKSTPKFAPAGQSTQMIVGASPETDFQIIKVADHFYKNFSMKRVYYSGYVPVSNDARLPGLGSQVPLVRENRLYQADWLMRFYGFKADEILAKNNPFLDLEVDPKLGWALRNIDDFPVNIQTAALETILRVPGIGVKSAYKIVNARKFQNLTLEHLKKMGVATNRAKYFVSVANFNKDLIHLESAHLKTLIVGDTKSKFENPFSNQTSLLNDDTFLR; encoded by the coding sequence GTGGACTACGAAAGAGTTAAAGAGAAATTAGAAATCCTTGCCGATGCGGCAAAGTACGATGTGTCTTGTTCTTCTAGCGGTGGAAATCGCAAGAATACAAACAAAGGTTTGGGCGATTCGTCCTCATCTGGTATTTGCCATACTTATACCGAAGACGGACGTTGTGTTTCTCTACTCAAAATTCTTTTGACTAATTTCTGTATTTACGATTGTGCGTATTGCGTAACCCGCAAAAGCAACGATATTCAGAGAGCCGCTTTTACGGTTGATGAGGTTGTAGATTTGACAATGAATTTTTACCGCCGTAACTTTATCGAAGGACTTTTCTTAAGTTCGGGAATCTTCAAAAATGCCGATTATACGATGGAGCGCTTAGTTCGAGTGGCCAAAAAATTACGTCTTGAGCACAAATTCAATGGTTATATTCACTTAAAAAGTATTCCCGGCGCAAGTGATGAACTAATGCGGGAAGCAGGCCTTTATGCGGATAGATTGAGTATGAATCTCGAAATTCCAACTCAATCTGGTTTGAAGTTATTGGCTCCCGACAAAGATCATCAGCAGATGATTAAACCGATGGGATTTGTCAAAAACGAAATCAGTTTATATAAAGACGAGCGCAAGAAATTCAAATCTACTCCCAAATTTGCTCCAGCAGGGCAAAGCACTCAGATGATTGTGGGTGCAAGTCCAGAAACTGATTTCCAAATTATAAAAGTGGCAGATCATTTCTACAAAAACTTTAGTATGAAACGCGTTTATTACTCGGGATATGTTCCAGTTTCCAATGATGCGCGATTGCCAGGTTTAGGAAGTCAAGTGCCGCTTGTGCGAGAAAACAGATTATACCAGGCAGATTGGCTGATGCGATTTTACGGATTTAAAGCTGATGAAATTTTGGCTAAAAACAATCCATTTTTAGATTTGGAAGTAGATCCAAAATTAGGTTGGGCTTTGCGAAACATCGATGACTTCCCAGTTAATATTCAGACTGCTGCTTTGGAAACAATTTTGCGCGTACCTGGAATCGGTGTAAAATCAGCTTATAAAATTGTGAATGCGCGTAAATTTCAAAATCTTACACTCGAACATCTTAAGAAAATGGGCGTTGCGACCAACCGCGCAAAGTATTTTGTGTCTGTTGCCAACTTCAATAAGGATTTGATTCACCTTGAATCAGCTCATCTTAAAACGCTAATTGTTGGAGATACCAAAAGCAAATTCGAAAATCCTTTTAGCAATCAAACTTCTCTGTTAAATGACGATACTTTTTTACGATAG
- a CDS encoding ABC transporter permease encodes MNFPFYIARRYLLSSSKNNAINIITGIASVGIIVGTLSLFVVLSVFSGLKDFSLSFSNDFDPDLKVSTSVGKSFKIDASQTEKIKKITGIAATSQVVEERVLFMYDNKEHVAYLKGIDSTFQNVNDVNKSLFTGQWLEPDTYQAVIGYTISQKLSLGIFDNYNPLEVFVPKAGKGTIENPDDAFVKENLLPAGIYDINDDINGKYVFADLGLVQELLQYKKNEFTGLEVKLKSAKDEEIVTSQLSEILGSGIIIKNRAAQNDALYKMLNTENLAVYLIFTLVLIVALFNLIGALIMMILDKKQNLHTLLNLGAEIKNLRMIFLFQGSLLCVAGGLIGLALGAIIVLLQQKFELIMITSTLAYPVVFSLENMLIVFATIIVLGFVASLIASSRVSKRLLEQ; translated from the coding sequence TTGAATTTTCCGTTCTACATAGCACGTCGGTATTTATTGAGCAGCAGTAAAAATAATGCGATCAATATTATTACAGGCATCGCTTCTGTGGGAATTATCGTAGGAACACTCTCTCTTTTTGTAGTTCTTTCGGTTTTTAGCGGACTTAAAGACTTCAGTCTTTCTTTTAGTAATGATTTCGATCCAGATCTAAAAGTCAGCACTTCAGTTGGGAAGTCTTTCAAAATTGATGCTTCTCAAACAGAAAAAATCAAGAAAATTACGGGTATTGCTGCGACTTCTCAGGTTGTAGAAGAGCGCGTTCTTTTTATGTATGACAATAAGGAGCACGTCGCGTATCTCAAAGGTATCGATTCCACTTTCCAAAATGTTAACGACGTCAATAAGTCACTTTTTACTGGACAATGGCTTGAACCTGATACTTATCAGGCGGTTATTGGCTACACTATTTCGCAAAAATTATCTCTAGGAATCTTTGATAATTACAATCCGCTAGAAGTTTTTGTGCCAAAGGCTGGAAAGGGAACTATCGAAAATCCTGACGATGCGTTTGTCAAAGAAAACCTTTTGCCTGCTGGTATTTACGATATTAATGATGATATAAATGGCAAATATGTTTTTGCAGATTTAGGTCTCGTTCAGGAATTATTGCAGTACAAAAAGAATGAATTTACAGGGCTTGAAGTCAAATTAAAATCGGCAAAAGACGAAGAAATTGTCACTTCTCAACTATCAGAAATTCTAGGATCGGGAATAATTATCAAGAATAGAGCGGCTCAAAATGATGCGTTGTACAAAATGCTGAATACTGAAAATCTTGCCGTTTACCTCATCTTTACGCTCGTCTTAATCGTCGCACTTTTCAACCTAATTGGCGCTTTGATTATGATGATTTTGGATAAAAAGCAAAATCTCCATACACTATTAAATCTAGGTGCCGAAATAAAAAATCTCCGAATGATTTTCTTATTTCAAGGCTCGCTTTTGTGCGTTGCAGGCGGATTAATCGGACTTGCTTTGGGTGCAATAATTGTGCTTTTACAGCAAAAATTCGAATTAATTATGATCACTTCCACCCTCGCCTATCCCGTAGTTTTTTCGCTGGAAAATATGCTAATAGTTTTCGCAACCATCATAGTTCTGGGGTTTGTGGCGTCACTTATCGCTTCTTCGAGAGTTAGCAAACGTCTGTTGGAGCAGTAA
- the dusB gene encoding tRNA dihydrouridine synthase DusB — translation MIKIGNIQLPEFPLLLAPMEDVSDPPFRRLCKQHGADLMYSEFISSEGLIRDAIKSRQKLDIFDYERPVGIQIFGGDEEAMAMSARIVETVNPDLIDINFGCPVKKVVCKGAGAAVLKDVDLMVRLTKAVIKSTKLPVTVKTRLGWDDNSINIHEVAERLQDIGVQALSIHGRTRAQLYKGEANWGPIAEVKNNPRITMPIFGNGDINSPEKALEYKNRYGIDGIMVGRAAIGYPWIFNEIKHYFKTGENLPQPTIADRVLAAKSHLEWAIEWKGLHVGIVEMRRHYTNYFKGIPGFKPYRQVLVTSDSADELYETFNVITEVYEEFQFS, via the coding sequence ATGATTAAAATTGGCAACATACAATTACCCGAATTTCCATTATTACTTGCTCCAATGGAGGATGTAAGTGACCCACCTTTCAGAAGACTTTGCAAACAGCACGGTGCAGATTTGATGTATAGTGAATTTATATCTTCAGAAGGACTAATTCGTGATGCAATCAAAAGCAGACAGAAGCTGGATATTTTTGATTACGAGCGACCTGTGGGAATTCAGATTTTTGGTGGAGATGAGGAAGCAATGGCAATGTCCGCGCGAATTGTCGAAACGGTAAATCCAGATTTAATCGACATCAACTTTGGTTGTCCTGTAAAGAAAGTTGTGTGCAAAGGTGCAGGTGCGGCTGTTTTGAAAGACGTAGATCTGATGGTGCGACTTACAAAAGCGGTGATCAAAAGTACAAAGTTGCCAGTTACTGTAAAGACGCGTCTTGGTTGGGATGATAACTCAATTAATATTCACGAAGTTGCCGAAAGATTGCAGGATATCGGTGTTCAAGCATTGTCCATTCACGGACGAACTCGCGCGCAACTTTATAAAGGAGAAGCAAATTGGGGACCTATTGCCGAAGTAAAAAACAATCCTAGAATTACAATGCCAATCTTCGGAAATGGCGATATCAATTCACCCGAAAAAGCTTTAGAATACAAAAATCGCTATGGCATTGACGGAATTATGGTTGGTCGCGCCGCCATTGGATATCCTTGGATTTTTAATGAAATTAAACACTATTTCAAAACTGGCGAAAATCTTCCTCAGCCTACAATTGCCGATCGTGTGCTTGCCGCTAAATCTCATTTAGAATGGGCAATAGAATGGAAAGGACTTCACGTGGGAATTGTCGAGATGCGCCGTCATTATACCAATTACTTCAAAGGAATTCCAGGTTTCAAACCATATAGACAAGTTTTGGTGACTAGCGATAGTGCCGACGAATTATACGAAACATTTAATGTGATTACTGAGGTTTACGAAGAATTTCAATTTTCTTAG
- the rpmF gene encoding 50S ribosomal protein L32, producing the protein MAHPKRKISKTRRDKRRTHYKATPAQIATCPITGEAHLYHRAYWHEGKMYYRGQVVIDKSVAAI; encoded by the coding sequence ATGGCACATCCAAAGAGAAAAATCTCCAAAACTAGAAGAGATAAGAGAAGAACACATTACAAAGCAACTCCTGCACAAATTGCAACTTGTCCTATCACTGGAGAGGCACATTTGTACCATAGAGCTTACTGGCATGAAGGAAAAATGTACTACAGAGGTCAAGTAGTTATTGATAAATCTGTTGCTGCTATATAA
- the alr gene encoding alanine racemase, producing the protein MRDKKYTSEIVISQQALQFNIDFLRKEMGKEVLISSVVKGNAYGHGIETFVPMAEDCGIKHFSVFSIQEAKRVKKVLKSDIPIMIMGYTSDSQLEWVIENDIEFFVSDIEKLEIAIEVSKRLEKKALIHIELETGMNRTGISEPTLSDLVFPILEANSEHYILKGLCTHFAGAESISNHIRVDQQKKLFLKLKTMFEQRGYNAEYVHASCSAAALRMKKMRFNMVRIGILQFGFWPSQEVKMEYLIRKKLDHFNLKRLLTWKSHIMAIKKVKMGDFIGYGNAYQASENMTIGVVPVGYSDGYSRMLSNAGTVLIGGIRAGILGSINMNSLIIDLRYVENPNLGDTVTLIGSDGESEISVASFSELSNQLNYELLARLPVDIERIAAQ; encoded by the coding sequence ATGAGAGATAAGAAGTACACTAGCGAAATAGTAATAAGTCAACAAGCACTACAATTCAATATCGATTTTCTACGCAAGGAAATGGGCAAAGAAGTCCTAATTTCTTCTGTGGTAAAAGGAAATGCTTACGGTCACGGCATCGAAACTTTTGTTCCGATGGCGGAAGATTGCGGCATCAAGCATTTTTCGGTTTTTAGTATTCAGGAGGCGAAGAGAGTAAAAAAGGTTTTGAAATCTGACATTCCGATTATGATTATGGGATATACCAGCGATTCGCAATTGGAATGGGTGATTGAGAATGATATTGAATTCTTTGTTTCGGATATTGAGAAATTGGAAATTGCTATTGAAGTTTCAAAACGATTAGAAAAAAAGGCACTGATTCATATTGAGCTTGAAACTGGAATGAATCGAACTGGAATCTCGGAGCCGACACTTTCGGACTTGGTTTTTCCGATTTTGGAAGCTAATTCAGAACATTATATTTTGAAAGGACTTTGCACCCACTTCGCCGGAGCAGAAAGTATTTCGAATCACATTCGAGTGGATCAACAGAAAAAATTATTTCTGAAATTGAAAACGATGTTTGAACAGAGAGGCTATAACGCCGAATATGTTCACGCATCTTGTAGTGCGGCAGCTTTGCGAATGAAGAAAATGCGTTTTAATATGGTTCGGATTGGGATTCTGCAATTTGGATTCTGGCCAAGTCAGGAAGTTAAAATGGAATATCTGATTCGGAAAAAGCTTGACCATTTTAATTTGAAAAGATTGCTGACTTGGAAAAGTCATATTATGGCAATCAAGAAAGTGAAAATGGGCGATTTTATTGGATATGGGAATGCCTATCAAGCCAGTGAGAACATGACCATTGGAGTTGTTCCGGTTGGATATTCTGATGGTTACAGCCGAATGTTGAGCAATGCTGGAACAGTTTTAATTGGCGGAATCCGCGCGGGGATTCTTGGAAGCATTAATATGAATTCACTAATTATCGATTTGCGGTATGTAGAAAATCCGAATTTGGGAGATACTGTGACATTGATTGGAAGCGACGGCGAAAGTGAAATTTCGGTTGCGTCGTTTAGTGAACTTAGTAATCAGTTGAATTATGAATTATTGGCAAGACTTCCAGTTGATATTGAAAGAATTGCGGCGCAGTAA